A genomic segment from Paenibacillus sp. FSL K6-1096 encodes:
- a CDS encoding DUF1861 family protein, producing the protein MSLHQQKQQFEATKTIYDSATLVFKNVDGFDVYNISIPFERDGKRYLFGRVERREEWARSWVRLFEETGQDEWTLVENSMIYTLEDPYISEIGDELVLGGTHVQYERGKYSTYFGYFYRGTDLHDLYYFTTGPNKMKDIRLVALADGRIGVFSRPRGHEVKGQYGSESMIGFTVIDKLEDLTADVIENAPYIHGIFGAGEWGGVNQAYLLSSGKIGIIGHICYSHQEQSGQEIKVYMNMAFIFDPVTRESHDLHIIGSRSCYPPGPAKAPYLTDCVFSAGIVMREDGKADLYSGVGDCQAGRITVDYPFASYGSIV; encoded by the coding sequence GTGAGCCTGCATCAGCAAAAACAACAATTTGAAGCAACCAAAACCATCTATGACAGCGCAACCCTGGTATTTAAAAACGTGGATGGATTCGATGTCTATAATATTTCGATTCCTTTTGAACGGGATGGCAAACGCTACTTGTTCGGCCGGGTAGAACGCCGGGAGGAATGGGCCCGCTCCTGGGTCCGTCTGTTCGAGGAGACAGGCCAGGATGAGTGGACCCTGGTGGAGAACAGCATGATCTACACGCTGGAGGACCCGTATATCAGCGAAATAGGTGATGAGCTCGTACTGGGCGGAACGCATGTACAATATGAAAGAGGCAAATACAGCACGTATTTCGGTTACTTTTACCGGGGGACGGATCTCCATGATTTATACTACTTCACGACCGGTCCCAACAAAATGAAGGATATCCGCCTTGTTGCCCTGGCGGACGGCAGAATTGGCGTCTTCTCGCGTCCGCGGGGCCATGAGGTGAAGGGCCAATACGGCAGCGAATCGATGATCGGCTTCACGGTGATTGACAAGCTGGAGGATTTGACCGCTGATGTCATTGAGAATGCCCCGTACATTCATGGTATCTTCGGAGCAGGCGAATGGGGAGGCGTCAATCAGGCCTACCTTCTGAGCAGCGGCAAGATCGGAATTATCGGCCATATTTGTTATTCCCATCAGGAGCAGAGCGGGCAGGAAATCAAGGTCTATATGAACATGGCCTTCATCTTCGATCCGGTGACCCGGGAATCCCATGACCTGCATATCATCGGAAGCCGCTCCTGCTACCCGCCCGGACCGGCCAAGGCTCCGTATTTGACGGACTGCGTCTTCTCTGCGGGGATCGTGATGCGCGAAGACGGCAAGGCCGATCTGTACAGCGGGGTTGGCGACTGCCAGGCCGGACGGATTACGGTTGACTATCCGTTCGCATCCTACGGAAGTATTGTCTAA
- a CDS encoding carbohydrate ABC transporter permease: MKRISISRTVMYTLTAVYSALCLLPMLLVLMISITDEDAILKNGYSLFPEKFSLYAYKLIFTSGSQVIQSYGISIFVTVVGTTLALLITSMAGYTLANKNVRHRNLLALYFFITMIFSAGIVPWYLMNRALGLTDNILALIIPSLLFSPFNLFLVRNFMNGIPDSLRESATIDGASDIVIAFKIYLPLCKPVLATIALFYGLDYWNNWWNAIMLIDTKDLYPLQFMLLQMQSEISMLNDMAMLAGTSDVTLPSESVKMATAIVTIGPIVFLYPYLQKYFVKGLVIGSVKG; this comes from the coding sequence ATGAAAAGAATTTCAATCAGCAGAACGGTCATGTACACGCTGACTGCGGTCTATTCGGCGCTGTGCCTGCTTCCGATGCTGCTTGTGCTGATGATCTCCATCACGGATGAGGATGCCATTCTTAAGAACGGCTACAGCCTGTTTCCGGAGAAATTCTCTCTGTATGCCTACAAGCTGATCTTTACTAGCGGCTCCCAGGTCATTCAGAGCTACGGCATTTCGATCTTCGTCACAGTCGTTGGTACCACGCTGGCCCTGCTGATTACTTCTATGGCAGGCTACACCCTGGCGAACAAAAATGTGAGGCACCGCAATCTGCTGGCCCTTTACTTTTTTATCACCATGATTTTCTCAGCCGGCATTGTGCCCTGGTATCTGATGAACCGGGCGCTCGGATTAACCGATAATATTCTCGCCCTGATTATACCGTCCCTGCTGTTCAGCCCGTTCAATCTCTTCCTGGTGCGCAATTTCATGAACGGCATTCCTGACTCGCTGCGGGAATCCGCCACCATCGACGGAGCCAGTGATATTGTCATCGCTTTTAAGATCTATCTTCCGTTATGTAAACCGGTACTGGCGACGATTGCCCTCTTCTATGGACTGGATTATTGGAACAACTGGTGGAATGCGATTATGCTGATTGACACGAAGGACCTGTATCCGCTGCAATTCATGCTGCTGCAGATGCAGTCGGAGATCAGTATGCTGAACGATATGGCCATGCTGGCCGGAACAAGCGACGTAACGCTTCCTTCAGAGTCGGTCAAGATGGCGACAGCCATCGTAACCATCGGGCCGATCGTCTTCCTCTATCCTTACTTACAGAAGTACTTCGTGAAAGGGCTTGTGATCGGTTCAGTGAAAGGCTGA
- a CDS encoding extracellular solute-binding protein: MRKSYATLLAVALALSTLVGCGKADNASPGANGESNASSPNAGNANASEVVKIKYVVPGTEPKDYQKVFEKVNEKLAADGVGVAVEKVFIPWDAWDQKLNLMLSTGEEFDLFHVMQDRTPFSNYYTRGALADISEEIEKYGANLKKNIPEDIFSGATIGGKYYIVPSYWVEMASEGQFNIRRDILRENNLQEPTTPAELISAWETVMKNWKGKNKPYLGTRADFDPINLHTSILHRTYDTFPFTVKDKFFYVNQNGEVKSWIETNEFKQDAAFMHELYTKGITNPDILVMKQEQVDAQLDSGEWFVRLGTGGSLNGLQKYNPDATVDDIGVVWFNPEKEYLRPLSFKNGNAVPANSKHPEAAVKFMDWMLASQENYDLVQYGIEGEHYTKDGDKGLKPIRDPNNNNNPRYRGSDSQNGNVNFMRFDKESSIPENNKVLFEPNPSAVNSIAANFIFDPTNVRTEYTNILSEASASITPIYMGVLDYDKAFPEALDKMKKAGLDKVVAEYQKQFKEYQASQQ, from the coding sequence ATGAGAAAATCCTATGCAACCCTGTTAGCTGTGGCGCTTGCCCTGTCCACCCTGGTCGGGTGCGGCAAGGCCGATAATGCCAGCCCTGGCGCAAATGGAGAAAGCAATGCTTCATCCCCGAATGCAGGGAATGCCAATGCCTCTGAGGTCGTGAAGATCAAATACGTGGTTCCCGGCACCGAGCCCAAGGATTACCAAAAGGTGTTCGAGAAGGTCAATGAGAAGCTGGCCGCAGACGGCGTCGGTGTTGCCGTAGAGAAAGTCTTCATTCCCTGGGATGCCTGGGACCAGAAGCTGAACCTGATGCTGTCCACCGGTGAAGAGTTCGATCTGTTTCATGTCATGCAGGACCGCACTCCTTTTTCCAACTATTATACCCGGGGTGCACTGGCCGATATCTCGGAGGAAATTGAGAAGTATGGAGCCAACCTGAAAAAGAATATTCCGGAGGACATCTTTAGCGGCGCCACCATCGGCGGGAAATATTATATCGTCCCCTCCTACTGGGTTGAAATGGCCAGCGAAGGCCAGTTCAATATCCGCCGCGACATTCTCCGCGAGAACAATTTGCAGGAGCCCACAACTCCGGCTGAGCTGATCAGCGCCTGGGAGACGGTGATGAAGAACTGGAAGGGAAAGAACAAGCCTTACTTAGGCACCCGGGCCGATTTTGACCCGATCAATCTGCATACTTCCATCCTGCACCGGACCTATGACACCTTCCCGTTCACGGTTAAGGATAAGTTCTTCTATGTCAACCAGAACGGAGAGGTCAAATCCTGGATTGAAACCAACGAATTCAAGCAGGATGCTGCCTTCATGCACGAGCTGTACACCAAGGGAATTACGAATCCTGACATTCTGGTTATGAAGCAGGAGCAGGTAGATGCCCAGCTTGACAGCGGGGAATGGTTCGTACGTCTGGGAACCGGCGGAAGCTTAAACGGACTCCAGAAGTACAATCCGGATGCTACAGTGGACGATATCGGCGTAGTATGGTTTAACCCGGAGAAAGAGTATCTGCGCCCCCTCTCCTTCAAGAACGGAAATGCTGTACCGGCGAACAGCAAGCACCCGGAGGCTGCGGTGAAATTTATGGATTGGATGCTGGCCAGCCAGGAGAACTATGACCTGGTTCAATACGGCATAGAGGGTGAGCACTACACCAAGGATGGCGACAAAGGCCTGAAGCCGATCAGAGACCCGAACAACAATAATAATCCAAGATACAGAGGCTCCGATTCGCAGAACGGCAATGTGAACTTTATGCGCTTTGATAAGGAGAGCAGTATTCCTGAGAATAACAAGGTCTTATTCGAGCCTAATCCGAGTGCGGTCAATAGTATTGCAGCCAACTTTATTTTTGACCCGACAAATGTAAGAACCGAATATACCAATATTCTCTCGGAAGCTTCAGCCAGCATCACTCCAATCTATATGGGGGTGCTGGACTACGACAAGGCCTTCCCCGAAGCGCTGGATAAAATGAAGAAGGCAGGTCTGGATAAGGTCGTTGCCGAATACCAAAAGCAGTTCAAGGAATATCAAGCTTCTCAGCAATAA
- a CDS encoding ABC transporter permease subunit has protein sequence MKKKRRPGFSILSDIRRNGTSYLLVLPAMAYTFIFGYLTYPYMVIAFQRFNYTKGIFHSEWVGFKNFEFFFRSNKALTVTFNTIYLNLLFIVFGTLMALAISLVLNELRKKLFVKISQSLMLFPNFISWIVISYVLYALFSMDMGVINRILNQFGMASVNWYTEAQSWPAILTIMHVWKGAGMSAIIYLATITGIDETLYEAAEIDGANRLQMCFRITLPLMMPTVIILTMLSVGKIMYGDFGMIYALIGDNGTLYSTTDIIDTYVFRSLRQIGDPSEAMAVGLFQSVIGFILVFGTNAVTRKYFKDGALY, from the coding sequence TTGAAGAAAAAACGGCGTCCAGGGTTCAGCATACTGTCAGACATCCGCAGAAATGGCACATCCTATTTGTTGGTTTTGCCGGCCATGGCATACACATTTATTTTCGGCTATCTGACTTATCCTTATATGGTTATTGCTTTCCAGCGCTTCAATTATACAAAAGGAATCTTCCATAGCGAATGGGTCGGCTTCAAAAACTTTGAGTTTTTCTTCCGTTCTAATAAAGCGCTTACAGTTACCTTCAATACCATTTACCTCAATTTATTGTTTATTGTTTTCGGCACGCTGATGGCGCTGGCCATTTCACTGGTGCTGAACGAGCTGCGCAAGAAGCTGTTTGTGAAGATCAGCCAGTCGCTGATGTTATTCCCCAATTTCATCTCATGGATCGTCATCAGTTATGTGCTGTATGCGCTTTTCTCGATGGATATGGGCGTAATCAACAGAATTCTGAACCAATTCGGCATGGCTTCCGTGAACTGGTATACCGAAGCCCAGTCCTGGCCGGCGATTCTGACCATCATGCATGTGTGGAAGGGCGCCGGCATGAGCGCGATCATCTACCTGGCGACCATTACCGGCATCGACGAGACATTGTATGAAGCCGCCGAGATTGACGGGGCGAACCGCCTGCAGATGTGTTTTCGGATTACGCTTCCGCTAATGATGCCAACGGTTATTATTCTGACGATGCTCTCGGTCGGCAAAATTATGTACGGCGATTTCGGGATGATCTATGCGCTCATCGGGGACAACGGCACCCTGTATTCGACTACGGATATTATTGATACGTATGTCTTCCGCTCCTTGCGCCAGATCGGCGACCCTTCTGAAGCGATGGCCGTGGGACTGTTCCAGTCGGTTATCGGATTTATCCTTGTCTTTGGTACCAATGCCGTTACCCGCAAGTACTTCAAAGATGGCGCATTATATTAA